The Rhodococcus sp. ABRD24 genome contains the following window.
CCGGGCCGATCATCGCACCGAACAGGAGGGAAACCTTCCACGGCTCCATCGAACGTCGCAGATGTCGGGGTAGCTGACGCCTGCGCATCGGCGTCGGTATCGTCACGAGCCCCATCTCATGAAGTCCGTACGCGAGAGCCAGCGCGGCCCACACCCCCAGAGCCCATCCCATGGGGAAGGCTCCGGCAGCCAGAGCGCCCAGCACACCGATGAGCGCACCGGTGGGCGCTCCCGTCGCGATCGAGCCGAGCGCGTGCCAGCCGAGTCGGCGCATCGGCGTCGACGAGCCCTTGCGGCCCGGCTGTTTGGGAGCCGCGACGACACCCGCCACGGACATCCCGCACGTCGACCAGTTCGCCGCAAGTGCGGTGAGGACGCCGGCACCGACGACCGATGCCGTCAGGGCGGCGCCCGGCGCGGGCGCGGCCAGGGCGCCGGCGCCGGCGCCGACCAGCGCGGCGGCGGCAACCAGTGCGCCGCGCACCGGCATCGACACCGCCTTCTGCAGCGCGGGCCGGATGGCCGGGAGGTCGGCCGCGATCGGGGCGTGCGCGAGCGAATCGCGCGTGAGTGTTTCCGTCATAGTTGTCTCCTTTGGTCTCTTCCTGTGTGGTCGTTCGAACTGCTTTGCGGGTCAACCCGTCACGGTGACGGTCCCGGTCATGTACCGATGGACCGAGCAGTGGTACTCGTAGACGCCAGGAGCGTCGAAGGTGTGCTCGTAGCTCCCTTCTGCGGTGATACCGCTGTCGAATTCGCCGTCGGATCCGACGTGGTGAAGCAGGCCGCCGTCCTCGAACCGCCACTGCACCGTGCCCCCGACCGGCACTGTGACGTCCATCGGCCCGAAGTGCACGTTGCGAATCACCACGACCGCGTCCGGCTCCGCCGGCGCCGACTGCCCGCACGCGACGGTCAGCGGCAGGAGTGCCGCAACACCCCAGATACGCCAGGTCCCCACTACTGGACGATGACGGTGCCGACCATCATCGGGTGCGGCGTGCAGTGGTAGTCGAAGGTCCCGGCCTCGTCGAAGGTGTACTCGTAGGTGCCCTCGGTGAGCAGTTCGCTCTCGAGCTTCCCTTCCAATTGTCCTTCGCCGACGACGTCGTGCGGCATGCCGGAGTCGTTGAAGCGCCACTGCACCGTCTGCCCCTTCTCGATACTGACCTGGGCCGGGGTGTAGGCCATGTTCTTGACCTCGATCACGGCGGCGGGTTCGCCGCCGGCCGCATCGGTGTCGCCACTACACCCACTGACCAGAGCTGCTGCGGTGACGACTCCCACGGACAGCGCGAGGATTTTCTTCATATCCGGTCCTCTCAACGGATGTACCGCAGATTTGCGGTCATCCCGGCTTCGAAGTGATACGCGTTGTGGCAATGGAACATCCACTCACCGGGGTTGTCGGCGTCGAACTCGATCGCCAACTCGCTGCCGGGCAGGACGATCACCGTGTCCCGCCGCAATCCGCCGTACTCGGGTACGGCGAACGTATGCCCGTGCGTGTGCATCGGATGCCACATCGACGACGAGTTCGCCATCGTGATGCGCACCCGCTCGCCCTGCTTCATCACGAGCTTGCCGGCGTCGGCGCCCGCCATGCCCCACACGTAACGGTCCCCGGCTTGGATGAGCTCTATCCGATAGTCCCGGTCGGGCCGCCGCTCCGCGAGTCGCACCGCTTCGACGGGGCGCAGGTCACTCTCCTGCACCAGGCGGCCGGAAAGTTCCGGAATATTTCCGCCCACATCGGGATTCGCGATCGGCAGCGCATCGGGTGTGCGCAGAATCGTCGATGCATAGCCTTCACGGCCCTCGACCTTCGCGACCACCGGCCACACTCCCGATCTCACGGTCACCAGCGCGTCCACCCGCTGCGCCATCCCCACGATCACGGTGTCCGCGGTTACCGGCTGAACGTCGTAGCCATCGACGGCGACCACCGTCAGTTCGTGCCCGGCAACCGCAAATCGATACGGAGTCTCGGCCGCGGCGTTGATGATTCGCAGCCGCAACCGTTCACCCAAGGGCGCCTCGATCACCGACGGATCGTTCGGCGGGCGGCCGTTGATCAAATGCATCGGATACGCGATGTGCTGGGTCATTCCACCCAGTACGACCGAATCGCCGTGCCCCCGTGACACCAGCTCCTGCGCGACACCCATTTCGGTGTCGGAGTGCACCGCTGGAGCCGTCCCTCCGCCGTGACCACCGTGGCCCCCGGAGATGGCCGGATTCAGCGCCATCATCACCGCGTCCGGCGATGTTCCCATTCCGTCGACCCAGTCGTCGAGGACCAGCACCGCATCTGCGTCGGCGCCGGACCGATCGTCCGGATCCTCGACGATCATCGCCCCGAACAGGCCGCGATCGGCCTGCAGACCACTGTGCGAGTGGTACCAGTACGTCCCGGGGTCCGGCGCGATGAAGTCGTACTCGAATACCCCGCCGTTCGGTGCGATCGCCGACTGCGTCACCGGGGCCGCGCCGTCCATGTCGTTCCGAATCCGGATGCCGTGCCAGTGCAACGTCGTCTCGGCCGGAAGTCCGTTGCTCACCGACGCCCGCACCCGGTCGCCCTTGCGCAGCCGCAGTTCCGGTGCCACTGCTGCACCGCCGTAGGTCCACGTGTTCACCACTCGACCACCGAGATCAACCCCGCCCACACTCGCAGCGAGCGCGAACGACGCCGTCGTACCGCTCGCGGCGCGCGCGGCCTCGGCCTGAGCGATCTCCGGATCGGTCGGCAGGATGTAGTCCAGGTCGTTCGCCGACGGTCCCGCCGACACATCCGAGCTGCAGCCCACTGCGCCGAACCCGAGGGCCCCTAGCCCTACCGCCCCCGCGCCCAAGGAACCGAGGCGGAGGAAACGGCGACGGTCGAGAGTGACTCGGTGGACGGATCGAGTCATTCGAGCACCTGTGGAGTGAGGAGGGTGCCGACATCGTCGACGGTTGCGGTGACATCGACAGCACTGATCTGATTGCCGCTCGCGGAATCGATCCCGACTATCTTCTGCTTGGACTCGCCATCCACCTCGGGTCCACTGCCGAGCACGTAGAGCGTGCGACCGTCCACCGAGAACGCCATGCTGTCGATTCCGGTGAGGCCGAGTGCCGCGAGGTCGACGCTCTTGACAGGCGCGAAGGTCGACGCGTCATGAAGGTCGATCTTCACGACGTCACCACCACGCGCGGAGTCCGGGTGAATCTCCGTGTCGGTGTATTCGATCGCGATCCGAGTGCCCGTGTTGTCGATGACATTGCCGGCAAAGCGCCCGCCGTCCTGTCCGGCATTGCCGATCGGCGACACCTCGGACGTGGGCAGCCCGTTCGAGAAGTCGAATACGTACACATCACCGTTCGCGCACACAAGCAACGCCTTCTTTGCCTCCGCAGCCCACGAAACCTCACGCGCGCTGACGAAGTCGGCGGGCAGGACCTTGGTCCGCCGGGTTTCCGCGGGCACACCCGCGTCGTCGATCGAGATCTGGATGAGCTCACGAGTCTCCTCGCAAACGCTGTAGATCTCATCTCCGTCGACCCAGGTGAACGGCCCGCACCCGACGATCTGGAGGGCGCCGGTCTCCTTCTTCGCCGCGAGATCTACGACGCGGACGCCGTACAGGCCGTCGTCCCACGTAACGAAGTACTTCCCGTCCGATGTGACGGCACTCGAACCTGGCCGCGAATGGACGCG
Protein-coding sequences here:
- a CDS encoding methylamine utilization protein; translation: MTETLTRDSLAHAPIAADLPAIRPALQKAVSMPVRGALVAAAALVGAGAGALAAPAPGAALTASVVGAGVLTALAANWSTCGMSVAGVVAAPKQPGRKGSSTPMRRLGWHALGSIATGAPTGALIGVLGALAAGAFPMGWALGVWAALALAYGLHEMGLVTIPTPMRRRQLPRHLRRSMEPWKVSLLFGAMIGPGFVIFIRSSAYYLLALGVIAVGSPALGAALFTLVSLGRCMPSLLAIVHTRRGGSMPGFLSAMCVIDRRVQTLTGAGLVALGAFALTALV
- a CDS encoding cupredoxin domain-containing protein, which codes for MPLTVACGQSAPAEPDAVVVIRNVHFGPMDVTVPVGGTVQWRFEDGGLLHHVGSDGEFDSGITAEGSYEHTFDAPGVYEYHCSVHRYMTGTVTVTG
- a CDS encoding plastocyanin/azurin family copper-binding protein, with translation MKKILALSVGVVTAAALVSGCSGDTDAAGGEPAAVIEVKNMAYTPAQVSIEKGQTVQWRFNDSGMPHDVVGEGQLEGKLESELLTEGTYEYTFDEAGTFDYHCTPHPMMVGTVIVQ
- a CDS encoding multicopper oxidase family protein; protein product: MTRSVHRVTLDRRRFLRLGSLGAGAVGLGALGFGAVGCSSDVSAGPSANDLDYILPTDPEIAQAEAARAASGTTASFALAASVGGVDLGGRVVNTWTYGGAAVAPELRLRKGDRVRASVSNGLPAETTLHWHGIRIRNDMDGAAPVTQSAIAPNGGVFEYDFIAPDPGTYWYHSHSGLQADRGLFGAMIVEDPDDRSGADADAVLVLDDWVDGMGTSPDAVMMALNPAISGGHGGHGGGTAPAVHSDTEMGVAQELVSRGHGDSVVLGGMTQHIAYPMHLINGRPPNDPSVIEAPLGERLRLRIINAAAETPYRFAVAGHELTVVAVDGYDVQPVTADTVIVGMAQRVDALVTVRSGVWPVVAKVEGREGYASTILRTPDALPIANPDVGGNIPELSGRLVQESDLRPVEAVRLAERRPDRDYRIELIQAGDRYVWGMAGADAGKLVMKQGERVRITMANSSSMWHPMHTHGHTFAVPEYGGLRRDTVIVLPGSELAIEFDADNPGEWMFHCHNAYHFEAGMTANLRYIR